A window from Flavobacterium sp. 83 encodes these proteins:
- the rlmN gene encoding 23S rRNA (adenine(2503)-C(2))-methyltransferase RlmN, producing MEIEKKDIRSLSKEQLRDFFVANGDKAFRGNQVYEWLWSKGAHSFEDMTNVSKGTRTMLEANFVINHIKVDTMQRSEDGTVKNAVRLHDGLVVESVLIPTNTRTTACVSSQVGCSLDCNFCATARLKRMRNLEPAEIYDQVIAIDKESRLYYNHPLSNIVFMGMGEPLMNYNNVLKAIEMITSPEGLGMSPKRIMVSTSGVPKMIKKLADDEVKFKLAVSLHSAIDEIRSRIMPFSENFPLADLRESLEYWYRKTKSKISYEYVVWKDINDNKASIDALVKFCKYVPCKVNLIEYNPIDDGEFQQASEESINAYIKALEAAGIVVKVRRSRGKDIDAACGQLANKEA from the coding sequence ATGGAAATCGAGAAAAAAGACATACGATCCTTATCAAAAGAACAATTGCGAGACTTTTTTGTTGCTAATGGTGACAAAGCATTTCGTGGCAATCAAGTTTACGAATGGTTATGGAGCAAAGGCGCACACAGTTTTGAGGATATGACCAATGTTTCTAAAGGAACTAGAACCATGCTCGAAGCTAACTTTGTGATCAATCATATCAAAGTAGATACCATGCAACGCAGTGAAGATGGAACCGTCAAAAATGCTGTTCGTTTGCACGATGGTTTGGTGGTAGAGTCTGTTTTGATTCCTACAAATACTAGAACGACAGCCTGTGTTTCCAGTCAAGTAGGTTGTAGTTTAGATTGTAATTTTTGCGCTACAGCACGATTAAAAAGAATGCGAAATCTGGAACCGGCCGAAATCTACGATCAGGTAATTGCTATCGATAAAGAAAGTCGTTTGTATTACAATCATCCGCTGTCGAACATTGTTTTTATGGGAATGGGTGAACCACTTATGAATTACAACAATGTGTTGAAAGCAATAGAAATGATAACTTCTCCGGAAGGTTTGGGAATGTCTCCCAAACGAATTATGGTTTCGACTTCGGGAGTTCCTAAAATGATTAAGAAATTAGCGGATGATGAGGTGAAATTCAAATTAGCGGTTTCCTTACACTCAGCAATTGATGAAATTCGTTCTCGAATTATGCCGTTTAGTGAAAATTTTCCCTTGGCAGATTTACGCGAATCATTAGAATATTGGTATCGAAAAACCAAAAGTAAAATCTCCTACGAATATGTCGTTTGGAAAGATATTAACGACAATAAAGCTTCTATAGATGCCTTAGTGAAGTTTTGTAAATATGTACCATGTAAAGTCAATTTGATTGAATACAACCCAATTGATGATGGAGAATTCCAGCAAGCTTCCGAAGAATCAATTAATGCCTATATCAAAGCACTTGAGGCGGCAGGAATTGTTGTAAAAGTACGACGAAGCCGTGGGAAAGATATTGATGCCGCTTGTGGGCAACTGGCAAATAAAGAAGCATAA
- a CDS encoding polyprenyl synthetase family protein has product MNITSQIKQPIFNEMELFEKKFYESMTSKVALLNRITYYIVNRKGKQMRPMFVFLTAKMVSGGIVNERTYRGACVIELIHTATLVHDDVVDDSNRRRGFFSINALWKNKIAVLVGDYLLSKGLLLSIDNGDFDLLRIISVAVREMSEGELLQIEKARRLDITEEVYYEIIRKKTATLIAACCALGAKSVIEDEVQVENMRKFGELIGMAFQIKDDLFDYTDEAIGKPTGIDIKEQKMTLPLIHVLNTCTSKEKSWLINSIKNHNKDKKRVKEVIAFVKDNNGLLYAEEKMVEFQQEALLLLDNYPNSEFKDALILMVNYVIERKK; this is encoded by the coding sequence ATGAATATTACTTCACAAATAAAACAGCCTATCTTCAACGAAATGGAACTTTTTGAAAAAAAGTTCTACGAATCGATGACTTCAAAAGTGGCTTTGTTGAATAGAATCACGTATTATATCGTTAATAGAAAAGGAAAACAAATGCGTCCCATGTTTGTTTTTCTGACAGCCAAAATGGTTTCTGGAGGAATTGTAAACGAAAGAACGTATCGTGGTGCCTGCGTCATCGAACTGATTCATACTGCTACATTAGTTCATGATGATGTTGTGGATGACAGCAATCGAAGAAGAGGTTTTTTCTCGATCAATGCACTTTGGAAAAATAAAATTGCCGTATTGGTCGGAGATTATTTGTTGTCCAAAGGATTGTTACTTTCTATAGACAATGGAGATTTTGACTTACTCCGCATTATTTCTGTCGCTGTACGCGAAATGAGTGAAGGCGAGTTACTACAAATAGAAAAAGCCCGAAGACTTGATATCACAGAAGAAGTATACTACGAAATCATTCGGAAAAAGACAGCAACTCTTATTGCTGCCTGCTGTGCGCTAGGTGCAAAATCTGTTATTGAAGATGAAGTTCAGGTAGAGAACATGCGTAAATTTGGAGAACTTATTGGAATGGCTTTTCAAATAAAAGATGATTTATTCGATTATACGGATGAAGCCATTGGAAAACCAACAGGGATTGACATCAAAGAACAAAAGATGACTTTGCCACTTATTCATGTTTTGAATACATGTACTTCCAAAGAAAAAAGCTGGTTGATTAATTCAATTAAAAACCATAATAAAGATAAAAAACGTGTGAAAGAGGTTATTGCTTTTGTAAAAGACAATAATGGTTTGCTTTATGCGGAAGAAAAAATGGTGGAATTCCAGCAAGAGGCACTTTTGCTTTTAGATAATTATCCTAATTCAGAGTTTAAAGATGCGCTTATTTTGATGGTGAATTACGTGATTGAAAGAAAAAAATAA
- a CDS encoding RNA polymerase sigma factor has translation MKVINLHQEENELIQLAVESNRQAQQKIYTQFSPKMLSVCRQYIKDIHQAEDIMITAFMKVFTNLKNFQHKGSFEGWIRRIMVNECISFIRVQKKVKYIEDEDYFEESFNNIESQFSIDDIQSLIDSLPDGYKMVFNLYAIEGFKHQEIANMLGINEGTSKSQLSHARKMLQGQINTLKNYDNGTE, from the coding sequence TTGAAAGTAATCAACTTACATCAGGAGGAAAATGAATTGATCCAGTTAGCTGTCGAAAGTAATCGGCAGGCGCAACAGAAGATTTATACCCAGTTTTCTCCAAAAATGTTAAGCGTTTGCCGCCAATACATAAAAGACATTCATCAGGCCGAAGATATCATGATTACTGCTTTTATGAAAGTGTTTACCAACTTGAAAAATTTTCAACACAAAGGAAGTTTTGAAGGTTGGATTAGAAGAATTATGGTGAACGAATGTATTTCTTTTATCAGGGTTCAAAAAAAGGTGAAATATATTGAAGATGAAGATTATTTTGAAGAAAGCTTCAATAACATAGAAAGCCAATTTTCAATTGATGACATTCAGTCTTTGATAGACAGCTTACCGGATGGTTATAAAATGGTTTTCAATTTATATGCTATCGAAGGATTCAAACATCAAGAAATCGCCAATATGTTGGGGATTAATGAAGGGACATCTAAATCGCAATTGTCACATGCCAGAAAAATGTTGCAAGGGCAGATTAATACCTTAAAAAATTACGATAATGGAACCGAATAA
- a CDS encoding response regulator transcription factor, with the protein MIKVCVADNYPIIHQSVKSYFKNHTEITIEANVNNFSKLSELLQNKPIDILILDLELEGLSSILEVKKILKNFPKTKIIIYCGLSEQIYAANSIKAGVSGYINKNEQLETLSESIVQVHKGKIIMNETIKKNLSLIAKQNKSERLHRKLSNREIEVLRYLSAGKKNHQIAKILSLDEKTISTYKLRLLIKLGVTNLVDLINKAKILQTI; encoded by the coding sequence ATGATAAAAGTATGTGTAGCAGATAATTACCCCATAATCCATCAAAGCGTAAAATCATATTTCAAAAACCACACGGAGATTACCATTGAAGCCAATGTTAATAATTTTTCAAAGTTATCAGAACTACTTCAAAATAAACCAATTGATATTTTAATCTTAGATTTAGAATTAGAAGGACTTTCAAGTATTCTTGAGGTCAAAAAAATTTTAAAAAATTTTCCAAAAACAAAAATTATTATCTATTGTGGCCTTTCAGAGCAAATTTATGCAGCAAATTCCATTAAAGCTGGTGTTTCAGGATATATCAATAAAAACGAACAGCTGGAAACTTTAAGTGAATCTATTGTTCAAGTCCACAAAGGAAAGATTATTATGAATGAAACCATAAAAAAAAATCTTTCATTAATAGCGAAACAAAATAAAAGTGAAAGGTTACATAGAAAACTTTCTAATAGGGAAATAGAAGTTTTACGTTATTTAAGTGCCGGAAAAAAAAATCATCAAATTGCTAAAATACTTTCACTAGACGAAAAAACGATTAGTACATATAAGTTAAGATTATTAATCAAACTAGGTGTTACAAATTTGGTAGATTTAATAAATAAAGCAAAAATACTACAAACCATATAA
- a CDS encoding hybrid sensor histidine kinase/response regulator: MNKTKILLVDDELNLRETISELLIYQNYKVKSACNGQEALDLLEYWTPDLIICDIMMPVMDGSKLFEIIKDINSLNSIPFIFLTAKKENNLMRKCLLDGADDFIAKPFKIKELTSIIESKIERFEKIKNSHSNLYLGEKKVFLHEINTPLNGILGPIELLMENQEKLDKKEISAFYESIKISGERLNRTMQNIIFYQNLKNNSIEFNTNSSSEILNAFLKTKEKIFKIHEGQEKRINFEIDKATIKISQGHLQYIFFELIDNALKFSSNNKVIIVSGEQFNDEYYELVIRDFGIGFSEQELNKIGAAQQFNREEREQQGLGLGLFLSKIIIKKSNGVFTIVSKENEGTTIKIFLPLKI, translated from the coding sequence ATGAACAAAACTAAAATTCTCTTGGTTGATGACGAATTAAATTTAAGAGAAACTATTAGCGAACTGCTAATCTATCAGAATTACAAGGTCAAATCCGCATGTAATGGACAAGAAGCATTAGACTTATTAGAATATTGGACACCAGACTTAATTATCTGTGATATAATGATGCCGGTTATGGATGGTAGTAAATTATTTGAAATAATTAAAGATATTAATTCTTTGAACTCAATACCCTTTATTTTTTTGACCGCAAAAAAGGAAAACAATCTAATGAGAAAGTGTTTGTTAGACGGCGCTGATGATTTTATAGCTAAACCATTCAAAATAAAAGAATTAACATCTATTATAGAATCAAAGATAGAACGATTTGAAAAAATAAAAAATTCTCATAGTAATTTATATCTGGGTGAAAAAAAGGTTTTTTTACATGAAATAAATACACCCCTAAACGGAATTTTAGGACCTATTGAGCTTCTAATGGAAAATCAAGAAAAATTAGACAAAAAAGAAATATCCGCATTTTATGAATCGATTAAAATATCAGGTGAGCGACTAAACAGAACCATGCAAAATATAATTTTTTATCAAAATCTTAAAAACAACTCCATCGAATTTAACACTAATTCGAGTTCTGAAATATTAAATGCATTTTTAAAAACAAAAGAAAAAATTTTTAAAATTCATGAAGGTCAAGAAAAAAGAATCAATTTTGAAATTGATAAAGCAACGATTAAAATCAGTCAAGGGCATTTGCAATATATATTTTTTGAATTAATAGACAATGCCTTAAAATTCTCTTCAAATAACAAAGTCATTATTGTTTCTGGAGAACAGTTCAATGATGAGTATTATGAATTAGTGATCAGGGATTTTGGCATTGGCTTCAGTGAACAGGAATTAAATAAAATAGGTGCTGCTCAACAATTTAATCGGGAAGAAAGAGAGCAACAAGGATTAGGATTAGGGCTCTTTTTAAGCAAAATTATAATAAAAAAATCAAATGGCGTTTTCACTATTGTTTCAAAAGAAAATGAAGGCACAACTATTAAAATATTCCTGCCATTAAAAATCTAG
- a CDS encoding PAS domain-containing sensor histidine kinase: MKNHLLGISVANNLLLKGLSIEVTLNNCIEVLGESNKVDRCYILKIEQNSINYCYEWCNNGIDTFLNNSNLKREIFNEFPEMYAKLSNDEIIYGLVKECNNVSFSKIMEDRNVQSYLLAPIFSNSEFWGWMGYESCNNEKKWDHDVILSLHLLAQNIGIRINQNKIFSKLGADLKYFNFYIKDSQRGIWELDLKTYTPKFSSNWAKMIGYNAIEIDHTYDFWKKNIHLDDIDRVEKELEDYISNSTDCYEGVYRMKHKNGQFVWIKYNGLIKKDNTGKPIKILGTNINVNDLKEKERQLQLSKEKFRLIADNTTDIICQHNIDGSYTYVSNSMKEILGYEPDEMINKIAFDFVHPDDFKLIRDSHKKFITDSKHRTLTYRFRKKDNTYIWLETTSKNILNEENIVVGIQTSSRDVSKRIKAEEEIKTALKREKDLSEMKSKFVAMASHQFRTPLTVIYSNAELIDLKTNHLDEKTVKSLENITSRIKKEVDRMTELMNNILIFGKYESKKIKKEIKKINLNIYIKTLVDTYFNGAIEKGKIQIEIKGKKQVFHTDETLLTHILTNLISNAFKYSTGKSNPLLVITYLENEIEIEVTDFGIGIPEDEIQYLFTSFFRASNTTTIIGSGLGLAIVKQFTVLLNGKIELKSKENFGTTIKLIFPYEQN; this comes from the coding sequence ATGAAAAATCATTTATTGGGAATTTCTGTTGCTAACAATCTTCTTTTAAAAGGACTTTCAATTGAAGTTACTCTAAATAATTGCATTGAAGTGCTAGGTGAAAGTAATAAAGTTGATCGATGTTATATATTGAAAATAGAACAAAATTCTATCAATTATTGTTACGAATGGTGTAATAATGGCATAGATACTTTCCTGAACAATTCAAATCTAAAAAGAGAAATCTTCAATGAATTTCCTGAAATGTACGCCAAATTATCCAATGACGAAATCATATACGGTCTCGTAAAAGAGTGTAATAATGTGTCTTTTTCAAAAATCATGGAGGACCGCAATGTCCAATCTTATTTGTTAGCACCTATATTCTCTAACTCAGAGTTTTGGGGCTGGATGGGGTATGAAAGTTGTAATAATGAAAAAAAGTGGGATCATGATGTGATCCTTTCACTGCATTTATTAGCTCAAAATATCGGAATCAGAATAAATCAAAATAAGATTTTCTCCAAACTAGGCGCGGATCTGAAATATTTTAATTTTTACATTAAAGACTCCCAACGTGGTATTTGGGAATTAGATTTAAAAACGTATACTCCTAAATTTTCTTCTAACTGGGCTAAAATGATTGGATATAATGCTATTGAAATAGACCACACCTATGATTTCTGGAAAAAAAATATCCATTTGGACGATATTGACAGAGTAGAAAAAGAACTTGAAGATTACATCTCAAATAGTACTGACTGCTACGAAGGTGTCTATAGAATGAAACACAAAAACGGACAGTTCGTCTGGATAAAATATAATGGATTAATAAAAAAAGACAATACTGGAAAACCCATTAAAATCTTAGGAACTAATATAAATGTCAATGATCTTAAAGAAAAAGAGAGACAATTACAATTATCAAAAGAAAAATTTAGATTAATTGCTGATAATACTACTGATATAATTTGCCAACATAATATTGATGGAAGTTATACCTACGTTTCAAATTCTATGAAAGAAATTTTAGGATATGAGCCTGACGAAATGATTAACAAAATAGCTTTTGACTTTGTCCATCCAGACGATTTTAAGCTTATCCGTGATTCTCATAAAAAATTTATTACGGATTCTAAGCATAGAACATTGACTTATAGATTTAGAAAGAAAGACAACACTTATATCTGGTTAGAAACCACATCAAAAAATATTCTAAATGAGGAGAATATTGTTGTAGGAATTCAAACTTCCAGCAGAGATGTGAGTAAGCGAATTAAAGCCGAAGAAGAAATCAAAACTGCTCTTAAAAGAGAGAAAGATTTAAGTGAAATGAAATCAAAATTTGTCGCAATGGCATCACATCAATTTAGAACCCCGTTGACTGTTATCTATTCTAATGCGGAACTTATTGATCTTAAAACAAATCATCTTGATGAGAAAACAGTCAAATCCTTAGAAAACATTACTTCACGAATAAAAAAAGAAGTAGACCGAATGACTGAATTAATGAATAATATTTTAATTTTTGGGAAGTATGAATCTAAAAAGATTAAAAAAGAAATTAAAAAAATTAATCTTAATATATATATTAAAACATTAGTTGACACCTATTTTAACGGAGCTATTGAAAAAGGAAAGATTCAAATAGAAATAAAGGGCAAAAAACAAGTTTTTCATACTGATGAAACTTTATTGACCCATATTTTAACAAATTTAATCAGCAATGCATTTAAATACTCTACCGGTAAATCTAATCCACTTTTAGTCATAACCTATTTAGAGAACGAAATTGAAATAGAAGTAACTGATTTTGGAATTGGAATTCCCGAAGATGAAATTCAATATCTTTTCACCTCTTTTTTTAGAGCTTCAAATACAACTACCATAATTGGTTCCGGTCTGGGTTTAGCAATTGTTAAACAATTTACAGTTCTTCTAAACGGTAAAATAGAATTGAAAAGCAAAGAAAACTTTGGAACAACAATAAAATTAATTTTCCCTTATGAACAAAACTAA
- a CDS encoding response regulator produces the protein MGKRKLKIVLIEDDLALGSSILELLILSDFEVKWLKDGGEALLYIQKNIPDVIISDLMMPIMGGEELFLKIRKINKFKTIPFIIITAYMDDDIKFRQLENGVNDFIMKPFKVKELIFKIKNVIELKKNIEKKYTPDPFSKVTIKLSEKDFLTSLNEVLVKHLKSKIDMNELSSQLFISKSTLDKRVRKLTNKNASQYIREFKLEYAIKLIDLGERNIQYLVDETGFNSFSYFSTSFKSYLNVTPRDYIKAIQNEKQSLL, from the coding sequence ATGGGAAAACGCAAATTAAAAATAGTTTTAATCGAAGATGATTTAGCTTTAGGAAGCTCAATTTTAGAATTATTGATTCTGAGTGATTTTGAAGTAAAATGGCTAAAAGATGGCGGTGAAGCTTTACTGTATATACAAAAAAACATTCCTGATGTCATTATAAGTGATTTAATGATGCCTATTATGGGGGGTGAAGAACTGTTTTTAAAAATTAGAAAAATAAATAAATTTAAAACCATCCCGTTTATTATAATTACTGCTTATATGGACGATGATATAAAATTCAGACAGTTAGAAAATGGAGTAAATGATTTTATAATGAAACCTTTTAAAGTAAAGGAATTGATCTTTAAAATAAAAAATGTAATTGAACTTAAAAAAAATATTGAAAAAAAATATACTCCTGATCCATTTTCAAAAGTCACTATTAAATTATCTGAAAAAGATTTTTTGACCTCGTTAAATGAAGTTCTTGTAAAACATTTAAAATCAAAGATTGACATGAATGAATTGTCAAGTCAGCTTTTTATAAGTAAATCAACATTAGATAAAAGGGTGCGGAAGCTTACGAATAAAAATGCGAGTCAATACATAAGAGAGTTTAAATTAGAATATGCTATTAAGCTAATTGATTTAGGGGAAAGAAACATACAATACCTAGTTGATGAAACGGGATTCAACTCGTTTTCTTATTTTTCTACCAGCTTTAAATCCTATCTTAATGTAACTCCTCGAGATTATATAAAAGCAATCCAAAATGAAAAACAATCGTTGCTTTAA
- a CDS encoding response regulator transcription factor, with translation MAKILIIDDEARLRETICELLSYAGYDVLDAQDGMEGLEKVEEFIPDLILCDIMMPILDGYGFMEKHKISEYSNIPVIFLTARVELQDQEKGNALGIKGYLKKPFIFKELKNSIESQLVLAKNSK, from the coding sequence ATGGCTAAAATATTAATTATTGACGATGAAGCAAGATTAAGAGAAACTATCTGCGAATTACTTTCCTACGCAGGTTATGATGTCCTTGATGCTCAAGACGGAATGGAAGGATTAGAAAAAGTAGAGGAATTTATACCAGATCTTATTCTTTGTGACATCATGATGCCTATTCTTGACGGATATGGTTTCATGGAAAAGCACAAAATTTCTGAATACTCTAATATCCCTGTGATCTTTCTTACTGCAAGAGTAGAACTGCAAGATCAAGAAAAAGGTAACGCTTTAGGAATTAAAGGGTACTTAAAAAAGCCATTTATTTTCAAAGAATTAAAAAACAGCATTGAATCACAATTAGTATTAGCCAAAAATTCTAAATAG